The proteins below are encoded in one region of Desulfovibrio sp. TomC:
- the ruvX gene encoding Holliday junction resolvase RuvX, producing the protein MGKILAIDYGQARVGIAVTDPEGTVVFPLTTIAWDTRDALFCRLLAVIEEHKPARIVIGYPARAGGDEGLTGRQVRKFAARLSRRTTLPICFANEAHSTEEAAERLREAGHTGRELLARVDAMSAAVILERYLRGGEICFDPS; encoded by the coding sequence ATGGGAAAGATTCTCGCCATCGACTACGGACAGGCCCGGGTGGGAATCGCCGTCACCGACCCCGAAGGGACCGTTGTCTTTCCCCTGACCACCATTGCCTGGGACACCCGCGACGCCTTGTTTTGCCGCCTGCTTGCGGTTATCGAGGAACACAAGCCGGCGCGCATCGTCATCGGCTACCCGGCCCGGGCCGGCGGCGACGAGGGCTTAACCGGCCGGCAGGTGCGCAAATTTGCGGCGCGCCTGAGCCGACGCACCACGTTGCCCATCTGCTTCGCCAACGAGGCCCATTCCACCGAAGAGGCGGCTGAACGGCTGCGCGAGGCCGGCCATACCGGCCGGGAACTCCTCGCCCGGGTGGACGCCATGTCGGCGGCAGTCATCCTGGAACGCTACCTCCGCGGTGGGGAAATATGCTTCGATCCATCATAG
- the mltG gene encoding endolytic transglycosylase MltG, giving the protein MLRSIIAGFLIVLCILGGLVGYRAYEFLSVPPQTPGETKTVFIEPGQSFDATAAMLVAEGVLRDAEGFKLLAKVTEKSSRVKAGEFEVSTGWTPMRLLDYLTTAKGVQHKLSAPEGRTMRQIAKAAEEAGLCSAQAFLRAASDPELLKKYNIPAENAEGFLFPNTYLFTRKRADDGTYVVEAMLKEFWKQADAVWPGDKPAGKALLAFVTMASIVEKETGVDAERPRVAGVFANRVAKGMLLQTDPTIIYGLGEKYTGNITRAHLEDPANPYNTYTRPGLPPGPICSPGLKSMQAVANPEVHEFYYFVANGAGEHIFSKTLDEHNNAVNKFQRKKSKEKKE; this is encoded by the coding sequence ATGCTTCGATCCATCATAGCCGGCTTCCTGATTGTCCTTTGCATCCTTGGCGGCCTCGTTGGCTACCGCGCCTACGAATTTTTGTCCGTACCGCCCCAGACACCGGGCGAAACCAAAACCGTCTTCATCGAACCAGGCCAGTCCTTTGACGCCACCGCCGCCATGCTGGTGGCCGAAGGCGTGTTGCGCGACGCCGAGGGCTTTAAACTCCTGGCCAAGGTCACGGAGAAAAGCAGCCGCGTCAAAGCCGGCGAGTTCGAAGTTTCAACCGGCTGGACGCCCATGCGGCTGCTCGACTACCTGACCACGGCCAAGGGGGTGCAGCACAAGCTCTCCGCCCCGGAAGGCCGGACCATGCGCCAGATCGCCAAAGCGGCCGAAGAGGCCGGCCTATGCTCGGCCCAGGCCTTTTTACGGGCCGCCAGCGACCCGGAATTGCTCAAAAAATACAACATCCCGGCCGAAAACGCCGAAGGGTTCCTGTTTCCCAATACCTACCTCTTCACCCGCAAACGGGCCGACGACGGAACCTACGTGGTCGAGGCCATGCTCAAGGAATTCTGGAAACAGGCCGACGCCGTCTGGCCCGGCGACAAGCCCGCCGGCAAGGCGCTCCTCGCCTTCGTCACCATGGCATCCATCGTGGAAAAGGAGACCGGCGTCGATGCCGAGCGCCCGCGCGTGGCCGGGGTGTTTGCCAACCGCGTGGCCAAGGGCATGCTGCTCCAGACCGATCCCACCATCATCTACGGCCTGGGTGAGAAATATACCGGCAACATCACCCGCGCCCACCTCGAAGATCCTGCCAATCCCTACAATACCTATACCCGTCCCGGGCTGCCCCCCGGTCCCATCTGTTCGCCAGGACTCAAATCCATGCAGGCCGTGGCCAATCCCGAAGTGCATGAGTTCTATTACTTCGTGGCCAACGGCGCAGGCGAACACATATTCAGCAAGACGCTCGACGAACATAATAACGCTGTGAACAAGTTCCAGCGCAAGAAGAGTAAAGAGAAGAAAGAGTAA
- a CDS encoding 4Fe-4S ferredoxin: MDTAIARTIAAWMADPANNALAPGLDEPAFDTPLVGCASGADPLFDWLRNDIGPDFYWTPAEPLSLAFPDRKIRPEDVTVIAWVLPQTARTLEAHRRCRLLPSLPWSQVRHYGEMINENLRRFVVETLVGQGRAAVAPVLLPQWDRATSARYGFASRWSERHAAHVCGLGTFGLSDGLITPAGKAVRVGSVVAEMVLPPTPRPYARHDAWCLRAAGVPCRSCIKRCPAGAISEAGHDKQLCYNYIRNVTAPYVAREQMPGIPVNSCGLCQTGTPCEHGIPKRPRNRPAGETAGGQAGQGEAAG; this comes from the coding sequence ATGGACACCGCTATCGCTCGGACGATTGCAGCCTGGATGGCCGATCCGGCCAACAATGCCCTGGCTCCGGGACTTGACGAACCCGCCTTTGACACGCCGCTGGTGGGCTGCGCCTCCGGGGCTGATCCACTGTTCGACTGGCTGCGCAACGACATCGGTCCGGACTTCTACTGGACCCCGGCCGAACCCCTGTCCCTGGCCTTTCCCGACCGGAAGATTCGTCCCGAGGACGTGACCGTCATTGCCTGGGTGTTGCCCCAGACCGCGCGGACCCTGGAAGCCCACCGCCGCTGTCGGCTGCTGCCGAGCCTGCCCTGGTCCCAGGTGCGCCACTACGGCGAGATGATAAACGAAAATTTGCGCCGCTTCGTGGTCGAAACCCTGGTCGGGCAGGGCAGAGCGGCCGTGGCTCCGGTCCTGCTCCCCCAATGGGACCGGGCCACCTCGGCGCGGTACGGCTTTGCCTCGCGCTGGTCCGAACGCCACGCCGCCCATGTCTGCGGCCTGGGGACCTTTGGCCTGTCCGATGGGCTGATCACCCCGGCCGGCAAGGCCGTGCGGGTGGGCTCGGTGGTGGCCGAAATGGTCCTGCCGCCAACGCCCCGGCCCTATGCCCGCCACGACGCATGGTGCCTGCGGGCCGCCGGCGTGCCTTGCCGCTCCTGCATCAAGCGCTGCCCGGCCGGAGCCATCAGCGAAGCCGGCCATGACAAGCAACTGTGCTACAACTATATTCGAAACGTCACCGCACCCTATGTCGCCCGGGAGCAGATGCCGGGCATCCCGGTCAACAGCTGCGGCCTGTGCCAGACCGGGACGCCCTGTGAACACGGCATTCCCAAGCGGCCCAGGAACCGGCCCGCCGGGGAGACGGCAGGCGGGCAGGCCGGACAGGGCGAGGCCGCCGGATAG